One region of Planifilum fulgidum genomic DNA includes:
- a CDS encoding Leu/Phe/Val dehydrogenase has translation MQPEDQRHSESAGGDIFEKMDKYGHEQVIFCRHRGSGLKAIIAIHDTTMGSALGGCRMAPYGSTEEALEDVLRLSRGMTYKCGAADVDFGGGKAVIIGDPKRDKSPELFRAFGRFVGGLNGRFYTGTDMGTSPEDFVHAAREAKCFVGLPESHGGSGDTSVPTALGVLQGMKATATVLWDSESLAGRTVAVQGVGKVGSRLVRLLVEEGARCLIADVDGRRVDALREEFPESVEAVDVATIHAVSCDIFAPCAGGGVINDKTVEELKCRAVVGSANNQLEDDRHGDRLHERGILYAPDYVVNAGGLIQVADELTGYNEERVMAKTRSIYDMLLKIYRLSREQNIPTYRAVDRLVAKRMEQVADLRRIFLGL, from the coding sequence ATGCAGCCGGAGGATCAAAGGCATTCGGAATCCGCCGGCGGGGACATCTTTGAAAAGATGGATAAGTACGGACACGAGCAGGTGATCTTCTGCCGTCACCGGGGATCCGGGTTGAAGGCGATCATCGCCATCCACGACACGACGATGGGATCCGCCCTCGGGGGATGCCGGATGGCTCCCTACGGATCCACGGAGGAGGCGCTGGAGGATGTGCTGCGCCTTTCCCGGGGCATGACGTACAAGTGCGGGGCGGCCGACGTGGACTTCGGCGGAGGAAAAGCGGTGATCATCGGGGATCCGAAGCGGGACAAAAGCCCGGAACTGTTCCGGGCGTTCGGCCGGTTTGTCGGAGGGCTGAACGGCCGGTTCTACACCGGAACCGACATGGGAACCTCTCCGGAGGATTTTGTCCACGCCGCCCGGGAAGCCAAATGTTTCGTCGGCCTTCCCGAAAGTCACGGCGGAAGCGGAGACACTTCCGTGCCCACCGCCCTTGGCGTGTTGCAGGGGATGAAGGCGACGGCCACGGTGCTGTGGGATTCCGAAAGCCTGGCCGGAAGGACGGTGGCCGTCCAGGGAGTGGGGAAGGTGGGCAGCCGGCTTGTCCGCCTGCTGGTGGAGGAAGGAGCCCGCTGTCTGATCGCCGATGTGGACGGGCGGCGCGTCGATGCGCTGCGGGAGGAGTTTCCGGAGTCCGTCGAGGCGGTGGACGTGGCGACGATCCATGCCGTCAGCTGCGACATCTTTGCCCCCTGTGCGGGAGGCGGCGTCATCAACGACAAGACGGTCGAGGAACTGAAATGTCGGGCCGTGGTCGGCTCCGCCAACAATCAGCTGGAGGACGACCGGCACGGCGACCGCCTGCACGAGCGGGGAATTTTGTACGCCCCGGACTACGTGGTGAACGCCGGCGGTTTGATTCAGGTGGCCGACGAATTGACCGGATACAACGAGGAACGCGTCATGGCCAAGACGCGGTCCATCTATGACATGCTCCTGAAGATTTACCGCCTGTCCCGGGAGCAGAATATTCCCACTTACCGCGCGGTGGACCGGCTGGTGGCGAAACGGATGGAGCAGGTGGCCGATCTGCGGAGAATCTTTTTGGGGCTTTGA
- a CDS encoding AIM24 family protein, with product MTQTLKDLIQQSKGKASDERFVLQNGKMLKVRVTDHIYCRAGSMIAYKGDIKFERTSGGIGKWLKKTVTGEGIPLMRASGSGELYLAHKASDITVLRLNAETVFVEGRHLLAFENTVDWDVTVIRGAGMTSGGLFTCRLTGTGFVAITSHGPVAVLEAPVSVDPDSLIGWTDGLVPQVKTDVNLKTLLGRSSGETFQLHFDGYGKVLIQPDEPVMKE from the coding sequence ATGACTCAGACGCTGAAGGATCTGATTCAGCAATCCAAGGGGAAAGCGAGTGACGAGCGGTTTGTTCTGCAGAACGGCAAAATGCTTAAAGTGCGCGTCACCGATCACATCTATTGCCGGGCGGGGAGCATGATCGCCTACAAAGGAGACATCAAATTTGAGAGAACCTCGGGCGGGATCGGCAAGTGGCTGAAAAAGACGGTGACGGGAGAGGGAATTCCCCTCATGAGGGCTTCCGGCAGCGGAGAACTATACCTGGCCCACAAGGCGTCGGACATCACCGTTTTGCGCCTCAATGCGGAAACGGTGTTTGTGGAGGGGCGGCATCTTCTCGCCTTTGAGAATACGGTGGACTGGGATGTCACGGTGATCCGGGGGGCGGGGATGACCTCCGGAGGGCTGTTCACTTGCCGATTGACGGGGACGGGCTTTGTCGCCATCACGTCACACGGGCCCGTGGCCGTTCTCGAGGCGCCCGTTTCGGTGGACCCCGACTCCCTGATCGGCTGGACGGATGGTCTCGTGCCGCAGGTGAAGACGGATGTCAATCTGAAGACGCTGCTGGGACGCTCCTCGGGCGAAACGTTCCAGCTCCATTTTGACGGATACGGCAAAGTCCTGATTCAGCCTGACGAGCCGGTGATGAAGGAGTGA
- a CDS encoding enoyl-CoA hydratase-related protein, which yields MEETICITREEGVAVITLNRPQVYNAFNNQMSQELLKALRDVARDSGVRCVVLTGAGKAFCSGQDLGDRSDPNIENFSLGDSVRGRYNPLIRAIVEMEKPVLGAVNGVAAGAGCSLALACDLRIVSDRARFIEAFVRVGLAPDSGSSYFLPKLVGLGRAMELAITGREVSAQEAVQIGLANRLVPHERFWEETLAWARQLAEGPTRAIGLIKRALYKGADAALKEVLEYEAYMQELAGRTRDFREGVSAFMEKRRPRFQGE from the coding sequence ATGGAGGAAACGATCTGCATCACCCGGGAGGAGGGCGTGGCTGTCATCACGCTCAACCGGCCCCAGGTGTACAATGCCTTCAACAATCAAATGAGCCAGGAGCTGCTGAAGGCCCTGCGGGATGTGGCGCGGGATTCCGGCGTGCGCTGCGTCGTCCTGACCGGCGCGGGAAAGGCGTTTTGTTCCGGACAGGACCTGGGGGATCGGAGCGATCCCAACATCGAAAATTTTTCCCTGGGGGACAGCGTCCGCGGGCGGTATAACCCCCTGATTCGGGCGATCGTGGAGATGGAGAAGCCGGTGCTCGGGGCCGTCAACGGGGTGGCCGCCGGCGCCGGATGCAGTCTCGCCCTGGCCTGCGACCTTCGGATCGTGTCCGACCGGGCGCGATTCATCGAAGCCTTCGTCCGGGTCGGCCTGGCTCCGGACAGCGGATCCAGTTATTTTCTTCCGAAGCTCGTCGGATTGGGCCGGGCGATGGAATTGGCCATCACCGGAAGGGAAGTGTCCGCGCAGGAGGCGGTGCAGATCGGATTGGCGAACCGCCTGGTGCCCCACGAGCGGTTTTGGGAGGAAACCCTTGCCTGGGCGCGTCAGCTGGCCGAAGGGCCGACCCGGGCGATCGGCCTGATCAAGCGGGCCCTGTACAAGGGGGCCGATGCCGCCCTGAAAGAGGTGCTGGAATACGAGGCTTACATGCAGGAATTGGCGGGGCGCACCCGGGATTTTCGGGAAGGGGTCTCCGCCTTCATGGAGAAGAGGCGGCCCCGGTTCCAGGGCGAGTGA
- a CDS encoding enoyl-CoA hydratase-related protein — protein sequence MYVRVTRPEEGIGQIQLHRPDVLNALNLQLMEELVSALESMDRDEAIRCIILTGDRRAFAAGADIGEMSDATAVDMLLRDQFATWDRIRHISKPIIAAVSGYALGGGCELAMACDLIIASETAKFGQPEINIGVMPGAGGTQRLTRAVGKARAMEMVLTGNPISAEEALEAGLINRVVPEELLLDEALKMAREIAAKPPVAVRLAKKSVLKALDTTLETGLAYEQMLFYFLFATEDQREGMKAFLEKRKPRFRGR from the coding sequence ATGTACGTCCGTGTGACTAGGCCGGAGGAGGGGATCGGACAGATACAACTCCATCGACCGGATGTGCTCAACGCTCTCAACCTGCAACTTATGGAGGAGTTGGTGTCGGCGCTTGAGTCGATGGATCGGGATGAGGCGATCCGCTGCATCATCCTCACGGGGGATCGGCGGGCCTTTGCCGCCGGGGCGGATATCGGGGAAATGAGCGATGCCACTGCGGTGGACATGCTGTTGAGGGATCAGTTCGCCACATGGGATCGAATCCGTCACATTTCCAAGCCGATCATCGCCGCGGTCAGCGGATACGCCCTCGGCGGAGGCTGCGAGCTGGCGATGGCCTGTGATCTGATCATCGCCTCCGAGACGGCCAAGTTCGGCCAACCGGAGATCAACATCGGGGTGATGCCCGGAGCGGGGGGAACCCAGCGCCTGACCCGCGCGGTGGGAAAAGCCCGGGCGATGGAAATGGTGCTGACGGGAAATCCCATCAGCGCGGAGGAGGCCCTTGAGGCGGGGCTCATCAACCGGGTGGTTCCCGAAGAACTCCTGCTGGACGAGGCCCTCAAGATGGCCCGGGAAATTGCGGCCAAACCGCCGGTGGCCGTCCGGTTGGCCAAAAAATCCGTTTTGAAGGCGTTGGATACAACCCTTGAAACGGGGCTTGCCTATGAGCAGATGCTGTTTTATTTCCTCTTTGCCACCGAGGATCAGCGCGAGGGGATGAAAGCCTTTTTGGAGAAGCGGAAACCCCGGTTCCGCGGCCGCTAG
- a CDS encoding alpha/beta hydrolase, translating into MQSDYLKRTIIREELSSKYLGETRLLQIYLPPGYSDENRYPVLYLQDGTDYLTLGRIATQTNQLIAEGRIHPPIIVMIPVDKARRNEEYAPGGDRFEAYGRFVADELLPRVESRFAARQEPGGRVIGGSSLGATVSLHMALDFPDRFRRVLSQSGAFFKATLDRIRQAPTLADLEVYQMIGLEEYAVPTHVGNLDLLARNREVSRALREKGASLRYVEKEGKHTWGLWQKDLPEALTHFFGKTADSAS; encoded by the coding sequence TTGCAGTCCGATTACCTGAAACGAACAATCATCCGGGAAGAGCTGTCCAGCAAATATCTGGGTGAAACGCGCCTCCTCCAAATCTATCTCCCGCCGGGATATTCCGACGAAAACCGCTACCCGGTGCTGTATCTGCAGGACGGAACCGACTATCTCACCTTGGGGAGAATTGCCACGCAGACCAACCAGCTGATCGCCGAAGGCCGGATTCATCCCCCGATCATCGTGATGATTCCCGTGGATAAAGCGCGGAGAAACGAGGAATACGCTCCCGGCGGCGACCGGTTCGAAGCCTACGGCCGCTTTGTCGCCGACGAGCTTCTGCCCCGGGTGGAAAGCCGGTTCGCCGCCAGACAGGAGCCCGGAGGCCGGGTGATCGGCGGCTCCTCCCTCGGCGCCACCGTCTCTCTCCACATGGCCCTCGATTTTCCCGACCGCTTCCGCCGGGTCCTGTCCCAGTCCGGCGCCTTTTTCAAAGCGACCCTGGACCGGATCCGCCAGGCCCCCACGCTGGCGGATCTGGAAGTGTATCAAATGATCGGGCTGGAAGAGTATGCGGTTCCCACCCATGTCGGCAATCTGGACCTGTTGGCCCGGAACCGGGAAGTTTCCCGGGCGCTGCGGGAAAAGGGAGCCTCCCTGCGATACGTGGAGAAGGAAGGAAAGCACACCTGGGGGCTGTGGCAGAAGGATCTTCCGGAAGCCTTGACCCACTTCTTTGGGAAAACGGCGGATTCAGCATCCTGA
- a CDS encoding MDR family MFS transporter — protein MQRLEKILKRYDPAIWVRFWGSIMVSTTSFMLFPLVVLYLHEHMGVDMVTAAATTIFPALVGFSCKWWVGSLADRFGRRPVILFSLFFQSLVMVGMAFATKAWHIYLLYSLNALGQSMFFPAANAQVADVVPENRRAEAFALIEMGWNVGAAIGPALGAFVYNFDPTFLFLSQALAQFLFGVLAYFKIPETLPHNRSKKNMDGGPTGEKAAPPRWDFSVYLPLIAFTALAIPVSLLDTQIYSVFPLYLKEHFVEYVTVYGILRTFTGALVVFVQLPLTRKTESANPAVILLITYVSFALFALIYGLAPFIWALIVAEVCYTVADVLVRPHQQKMVSILAPKALRGRFFGIFDMNASVSNILGPVTGSFILSHWGGKPLFIGLALLLVSAGMTLYLTVNRWFLKRVPALEKSVSS, from the coding sequence TTGCAACGTCTGGAGAAAATCTTGAAAAGGTATGATCCGGCGATCTGGGTTCGATTCTGGGGATCCATCATGGTCTCCACCACCTCTTTCATGCTTTTCCCCTTGGTGGTGCTTTATCTTCACGAACACATGGGCGTGGACATGGTAACCGCCGCCGCAACCACCATTTTTCCCGCGCTGGTCGGCTTCTCCTGCAAGTGGTGGGTGGGTTCCCTCGCCGACCGCTTCGGCAGAAGACCGGTAATCTTATTCTCTCTCTTTTTCCAAAGCCTCGTCATGGTCGGCATGGCCTTCGCCACCAAAGCCTGGCATATTTATCTCCTTTATTCCCTGAACGCCCTCGGACAATCCATGTTCTTTCCGGCGGCCAACGCCCAGGTGGCCGACGTCGTACCCGAAAACCGGCGGGCTGAGGCGTTCGCACTGATTGAAATGGGTTGGAACGTGGGCGCGGCGATCGGACCGGCGCTCGGTGCGTTCGTATACAATTTCGATCCAACCTTTTTATTTTTATCTCAAGCTCTGGCCCAATTTCTCTTCGGCGTGCTCGCTTATTTCAAGATACCGGAAACACTTCCTCATAATAGATCGAAGAAGAATATGGATGGAGGGCCGACGGGGGAAAAAGCCGCTCCACCCCGGTGGGATTTCTCCGTGTATCTCCCTCTGATCGCCTTCACCGCGCTGGCGATTCCCGTCAGTCTGCTGGATACCCAGATCTATTCCGTCTTCCCGCTCTACCTGAAGGAACACTTCGTCGAATACGTCACGGTGTACGGGATTCTGCGAACCTTCACGGGGGCCCTGGTCGTGTTCGTGCAGCTGCCCCTCACCCGCAAGACGGAATCGGCAAATCCCGCGGTGATCCTGCTCATCACGTACGTCTCCTTCGCCCTCTTCGCCCTGATTTACGGGCTGGCGCCCTTTATCTGGGCCTTGATCGTCGCGGAGGTCTGTTACACCGTCGCGGATGTGCTGGTCCGCCCACACCAGCAAAAAATGGTTTCCATCCTGGCGCCCAAGGCGCTCCGCGGCCGATTCTTCGGCATCTTCGACATGAACGCCAGCGTATCCAACATTCTGGGGCCCGTCACCGGAAGCTTTATTCTGTCCCATTGGGGAGGCAAACCCCTCTTCATCGGATTGGCGCTCCTTCTGGTGTCGGCGGGAATGACCCTGTATCTGACCGTCAACCGCTGGTTTCTTAAACGGGTTCCGGCCCTGGAAAAATCCGTATCCTCCTGA
- a CDS encoding acetate--CoA ligase encodes MSEAVWFPSEESSKKTRMYRFMQKLGFSDYDDFYKRSIEDVEWFWEEVVRDLDLQWIRPYDRVMDGSKGVPWTRWFPGGKFNVAQNALDRFVDDPQARHRLALIWEGDDGAVQKYTYRDLWAAVNRFAHGLKRLGVEPGDRVAIYLPMIAENVIAMLAAARIGAIFTPCFSGYGAEAVATRVRDCEAKVLITADGFLRRGKVVPMKEEADRAADLSPSVEKVVVVRRLGRDIPWNQERDVDWGDLTSEWKTVAPRETDASDPMMIIYTSGTTGRPKGTVHVHAGFPVKAVFDAAYGMDVGPGDILFWVTDMGWMMGPWMVFGALLSGSTMLVFEGTPDHPGPDRLWKIVENHGVTHLGISPTVVRALMRHGEEPVRRHDLSSLRVFGSTGEPWNPDPWHWLFEKVGGKKVPIYNYSGGTEISGGILGGNLLQPIAPCSFSGPLPGMDVEVYDENGKPVRGEVGELVIRQPWVGMTQGFWKDPERYERTYWNRWPDTWVHGDWVRVDEDGFWYITGRSDDTLKIAGKRLGPAEMESILVDHPAVLESAVVGVPDETKGEVAVCFVVLRPGHEPTEALHDELIDMVGRHMGKALRPKQIHFVAELPKTRNGKILRRVIKAAYLGQEAGDLSSLENPKAVDTIRSRQFS; translated from the coding sequence ATGAGCGAAGCGGTCTGGTTTCCTTCGGAGGAAAGTTCGAAAAAGACCCGGATGTATCGATTCATGCAGAAATTGGGGTTTTCCGACTATGATGACTTTTACAAGCGTTCCATCGAGGATGTCGAATGGTTTTGGGAGGAAGTGGTCCGGGATCTGGATTTGCAGTGGATCCGTCCCTACGACCGGGTGATGGACGGATCGAAGGGCGTGCCGTGGACCCGTTGGTTTCCAGGAGGCAAATTCAACGTGGCGCAGAACGCCCTGGACCGTTTCGTCGACGATCCCCAGGCCCGGCATCGCCTGGCGCTGATCTGGGAGGGGGATGACGGGGCCGTCCAAAAATACACGTATCGGGATCTTTGGGCGGCGGTGAACCGGTTCGCCCACGGGCTGAAGCGGCTCGGGGTGGAGCCGGGGGACCGGGTGGCCATCTATTTGCCGATGATCGCCGAAAACGTGATCGCCATGCTGGCGGCGGCCCGGATCGGCGCCATTTTCACCCCCTGCTTCTCGGGTTACGGGGCGGAGGCGGTCGCCACGCGGGTGAGGGATTGTGAGGCGAAAGTGTTGATCACGGCGGACGGTTTCCTGCGCCGGGGGAAAGTGGTCCCGATGAAGGAGGAGGCCGACCGGGCCGCCGATCTGTCTCCCAGCGTGGAGAAGGTGGTGGTGGTTCGTCGCCTGGGCCGGGACATCCCGTGGAATCAGGAGAGGGACGTGGACTGGGGCGATCTGACCTCGGAATGGAAGACGGTGGCGCCCCGGGAAACCGACGCCTCCGATCCGATGATGATCATCTACACTTCCGGAACCACGGGTCGCCCCAAGGGAACGGTGCATGTCCACGCCGGCTTTCCCGTCAAGGCGGTCTTTGATGCGGCCTACGGGATGGATGTGGGTCCGGGGGACATCCTGTTCTGGGTGACGGACATGGGATGGATGATGGGGCCGTGGATGGTGTTCGGCGCCTTGCTTTCGGGAAGCACCATGCTGGTGTTCGAAGGAACCCCCGATCACCCCGGGCCGGATCGCCTCTGGAAGATCGTGGAGAACCACGGGGTGACCCATCTGGGGATCTCCCCCACGGTGGTCCGGGCGCTGATGCGCCACGGGGAAGAACCGGTTCGGCGGCATGACCTCAGTTCCCTGCGCGTTTTCGGCTCCACCGGCGAACCCTGGAATCCCGATCCCTGGCACTGGCTGTTTGAAAAGGTGGGGGGCAAAAAGGTTCCGATTTACAACTATTCGGGCGGAACCGAGATTTCCGGCGGAATCCTGGGGGGGAACCTGCTGCAGCCGATCGCTCCCTGTTCCTTTTCCGGTCCCCTCCCGGGGATGGATGTCGAGGTGTACGACGAAAACGGAAAGCCGGTGCGCGGCGAAGTGGGAGAATTGGTGATCCGACAGCCCTGGGTCGGCATGACGCAGGGATTCTGGAAAGATCCGGAGCGGTATGAACGGACGTATTGGAATCGGTGGCCGGACACCTGGGTGCACGGGGATTGGGTCCGGGTGGACGAGGACGGATTCTGGTATATCACCGGGCGGTCGGACGACACGCTGAAAATTGCCGGAAAGCGGCTGGGGCCCGCGGAAATGGAGTCGATCCTCGTCGATCACCCGGCGGTGCTGGAGTCGGCGGTTGTCGGCGTTCCCGACGAGACCAAGGGAGAGGTGGCGGTCTGTTTCGTCGTCTTGAGGCCGGGGCACGAGCCGACGGAGGCGTTGCACGACGAACTGATCGACATGGTGGGACGCCACATGGGGAAGGCGCTTCGGCCGAAGCAGATTCATTTCGTCGCGGAGCTGCCCAAAACGCGCAACGGCAAAATCCTCCGCCGGGTGATCAAGGCGGCCTATCTGGGACAGGAGGCGGGAGATCTTTCCTCCCTGGAAAACCCGAAGGCGGTGGATACCATCCGCAGCCGCCAATTCAGCTGA
- a CDS encoding IclR family transcriptional regulator: MEDKKFTVRAAERALDILLCFVEKSEWSLTEIAQHTGLNKSTVYRLLVTLEGKGFLRRNPDTERYRLGFRIWELSANLSQSDDPAVLFLPEMERLRDELEETVSLYIRDGMERVRIQAVESRQTIRRVAPIGARMPLAVGASSKVLVAYASPETREAILNDPSWPESVDREQYRRQLEEIRRKGYATSMEEREAGASAVAAPVLNRSGEIIAALAVSGPVGRLTQEKMESFAPRIMEAARRMGKMVKGGATAR; the protein is encoded by the coding sequence ATGGAAGATAAGAAATTTACCGTCCGCGCCGCTGAACGGGCATTGGACATCCTGCTCTGCTTTGTGGAAAAGAGCGAATGGAGCCTGACGGAAATCGCCCAGCACACGGGTCTGAACAAAAGCACCGTGTATCGGCTCCTGGTCACGTTGGAGGGAAAGGGTTTCCTCCGGCGCAATCCGGATACGGAGAGATACCGTCTGGGCTTTCGCATTTGGGAGCTGTCCGCCAACCTGAGCCAGTCCGATGATCCGGCCGTGCTGTTTTTGCCGGAAATGGAGCGGCTGCGGGATGAACTGGAGGAGACGGTCAGCCTTTACATCCGGGACGGGATGGAGCGGGTCCGCATCCAGGCGGTGGAAAGCCGCCAGACCATCCGGCGCGTGGCGCCCATCGGCGCCCGGATGCCCCTGGCGGTCGGCGCTTCCAGCAAAGTGCTGGTGGCCTACGCCTCCCCGGAGACGCGGGAGGCCATTCTGAACGATCCTTCCTGGCCGGAATCCGTCGATCGGGAGCAATACCGCAGGCAGTTGGAGGAGATTCGGCGCAAGGGATACGCCACCAGCATGGAAGAGAGGGAAGCGGGCGCTTCGGCCGTGGCGGCGCCCGTTCTCAACCGTTCGGGTGAAATCATCGCCGCCCTGGCCGTATCCGGGCCCGTGGGCCGCCTGACCCAGGAAAAGATGGAATCTTTCGCCCCGCGGATCATGGAGGCGGCCAGGCGAATGGGCAAGATGGTAAAGGGCGGCGCAACCGCCCGGTGA
- a CDS encoding BrxA/BrxB family bacilliredoxin translates to MVQDFYFQQMQMMVQPMRDELTRVGFKELRTPEEVVEALEGEGKKGTTLIVVNSVCGCAAGLARPAVAKALNHDRKPDHLYTVFAGQDREATAKAREYFEGEPPSSPSFALMKDGKLVHMIHRHQIENRGVDEIAADLTAAFDKYCG, encoded by the coding sequence ATGGTCCAGGATTTCTATTTTCAACAGATGCAGATGATGGTCCAACCGATGCGGGATGAACTTACGCGCGTCGGTTTTAAGGAACTGCGCACACCGGAGGAAGTGGTGGAAGCCCTGGAGGGCGAAGGAAAAAAAGGGACCACGCTGATTGTGGTCAATTCCGTCTGCGGCTGTGCGGCGGGGCTGGCCAGGCCGGCGGTGGCCAAAGCGCTCAATCACGACAGAAAACCGGATCATCTGTACACGGTTTTCGCCGGACAGGACAGGGAAGCCACCGCCAAAGCCAGGGAATATTTTGAAGGAGAACCTCCCTCCTCACCCTCCTTTGCGCTGATGAAGGATGGGAAACTGGTCCACATGATCCACCGGCACCAGATCGAAAACCGGGGAGTGGATGAGATCGCCGCCGACCTGACGGCCGCCTTTGACAAGTACTGCGGCTGA
- the pdhA gene encoding pyruvate dehydrogenase (acetyl-transferring) E1 component subunit alpha, giving the protein MLQQVEEKRLIFSCILPDGTLTDEGQAVWRRIDDGKKRLFYRWMTMVRLFDRRCVNLQRQGRIGTFAPLEGQEAAQVGSAMALSKGDWIFPTYREHGVQMVVGMPLNLILLYWMGRVEGWRPPEGLRLLPPSVPIATQLPHAAGAAWASKLKGERSVAVAYFGDGATSEGDFHEACNFAGVFRLPVIFFCQNNGYAISVPFSRQSATPTVAEKAAAYAFPGIRVDGNDVLAVYEAMVQAIERARNGEGPTLIEAVTYRHGAHTTADDPTRYRSEEEAREWVQRRDPLKRYRALLRAEGLLTEAEEREWEEECRRRIDRAVKEAEAEEAAPPTHMFDHVFGTPVESLKRQRSEWEVGGHAGTDNGSSHQ; this is encoded by the coding sequence ATGTTGCAACAGGTGGAGGAAAAGCGGCTCATTTTTTCGTGCATCCTTCCCGACGGTACGCTGACGGATGAGGGACAGGCCGTGTGGAGAAGGATCGACGACGGGAAAAAACGGCTTTTTTACCGGTGGATGACGATGGTGCGCCTGTTCGACAGGCGTTGCGTCAACCTGCAGCGCCAGGGGAGGATCGGCACCTTTGCCCCCCTGGAGGGACAGGAGGCGGCTCAGGTGGGGAGCGCCATGGCGCTGTCGAAGGGGGACTGGATTTTTCCCACGTACCGGGAGCACGGGGTCCAGATGGTCGTGGGCATGCCGCTCAATCTGATCCTGCTTTACTGGATGGGGCGGGTCGAGGGATGGAGGCCGCCGGAGGGGTTGCGGCTCCTGCCGCCCTCCGTTCCCATCGCCACCCAGCTGCCCCACGCCGCGGGGGCGGCTTGGGCCTCCAAACTGAAAGGGGAGCGGTCCGTCGCCGTCGCCTATTTCGGCGACGGGGCCACCTCCGAGGGGGATTTCCACGAAGCGTGCAATTTCGCGGGAGTCTTCCGCCTTCCGGTCATCTTTTTCTGCCAGAACAACGGGTATGCGATCAGCGTGCCCTTCTCCCGCCAGTCGGCGACGCCCACCGTGGCGGAAAAGGCGGCGGCCTACGCGTTCCCGGGGATCCGCGTCGACGGCAACGATGTGCTGGCGGTATACGAGGCGATGGTGCAGGCGATCGAGCGGGCGAGAAACGGCGAAGGGCCGACCCTGATCGAAGCCGTCACCTACCGCCACGGGGCCCACACCACCGCCGACGACCCCACCCGCTACCGGAGCGAGGAGGAGGCGCGCGAGTGGGTTCAGCGGCGCGATCCTCTCAAGAGGTATCGCGCGCTGCTCCGGGCGGAGGGCCTTTTGACCGAAGCCGAGGAGCGGGAGTGGGAGGAAGAATGCCGCCGCCGGATCGACCGGGCGGTGAAGGAGGCGGAAGCGGAGGAGGCGGCTCCGCCGACCCACATGTTCGATCACGTGTTTGGCACACCGGTGGAATCGCTCAAGCGGCAGCGCAGTGAATGGGAGGTTGGAGGTCATGCCGGAACGGACAATGGTTCAAGCCATCAATGA
- a CDS encoding AbrB/MazE/SpoVT family DNA-binding domain-containing protein yields MRSIGIVRKVDHLGRIVLPKELRDMMNLRPHDGVEIFVDDNKIVLKKYNPSCVFCGSMEQLLDFRGKIICESCLAETRRYAL; encoded by the coding sequence ATGAGAAGCATCGGCATTGTGCGCAAGGTGGATCATCTCGGCCGCATCGTGCTGCCCAAGGAGCTGCGCGACATGATGAATCTGCGCCCCCACGACGGTGTGGAGATCTTTGTGGACGACAACAAGATCGTACTGAAGAAGTATAATCCCAGTTGCGTATTCTGCGGGTCGATGGAGCAACTGCTCGACTTCCGCGGGAAAATCATCTGCGAGTCCTGTTTGGCGGAAACGCGGCGGTACGCCTTGTGA